The following DNA comes from Erigeron canadensis isolate Cc75 chromosome 3, C_canadensis_v1, whole genome shotgun sequence.
aaACAGACTTTGCtttgtttctgcatcagatttttggGGAGTATAAATaggaaaccctaagtcgaaAATTTAGGATtcaaaactctttctaggaactgctctatcaggattcttccttctccaatcaagtgaaacacttaggcggactcatcgaagatattacgggcacccatctagatcgtatctacattattgtcttgcattttattttcttcaaacaattggtacatcatgtttctcttctattattttattcattattgtgaattgatcatgagtggctaactgtttaatcatccaccttgatgaaactagactgATAATGTGattgtaatatatttaattcaaaaagggttcatttaattatcattgttttgtgatcttgatgatatgaattcttttcattaattaattttgatattggttgcatatgattcttcattggtggtaccagttgaatgtgtatgtgattttaaaacggttacttgtctataagtaattatcactagttcatggtatgatagtgaatatcattttaagaaaagattaattttgtcaacgtcaTTTATATCGATAATTTGATATAAATGAATGTGtattggtggtaccacgttattgttaCATaagttcaattgataatttgatagtcgataaaactgattgttagaagaattgtcttgatcttggtggtaccggcttgggtaattctactagtagttaggtgattcgatactttgttcacggttggtggtaccacgtgagtagcttaatcttgtcTCGACTATCTTTAAagctctagagaatttgttcttcatcaaatgcaatcacatttgaagttaagggaagtcaaggtggatgacttttaattatattgtctgaattttcttttaaatttatgcaattattttgcaaaccaatttatttaattgtcaaaaggaattttgaagcaacacccgttttccaaaccattttacaagcaactaatcatttcacagtccctgagaacgaactcagacttacctcttaactaaattataaacgatcgggtccactgcccgtgagtgcgtagtagtgagtttgtGGGTagatttagtttataaatttaaacctCGATTTTTGCACATcaaccaagattgattcaagctctccaaagacaatgagaaatctttgaagtcttgtttcatcataccaattgtcttcaccaccgggctcatctacttcattcctacaagacaaattaacacgtacttcatccattacaatatatcactaagggggagaatgttagaaatccaaaaatagtgataaattgtaattaagattgtggacttacttgttgttaaatcatagatatatgataactaaggatgaggagctaaatataaagtttagcatgtgtaaggacttatagtataaatactcctcattccttaggcatcatatatatcatgtacatataactatttcaagAACAACTCTCATAAttaacacacacatacatactctctctcaatacacacactaaacacaccaagaacacacacacttacatccgccattgttgagatcgaatacagagcagaaatcgtgttattacaagAGACTTGAAATGAATTGACTGCCCACAAGCGACAATCTGTTAAGAAGGAACATCCCAAATGTCATGGAATTCTGTCTCGTGTGGGTCTCATGATCGCATTCCATCTTTTTCTTTGATGCAACTTCGCAAGATCTCTTCGGGCCTATACGGTCAATTGGTGAAGGCTCCTGCACATACAACTTTCCTCTATCAAAGACCTGTTCGAGCTACACAAGACTCCACAACTTGGTTCTGAAAAAAAGAAGCCCCTCAATTTAATCATCTTAGCTTTCAAGTGGGTAATCTGGAAAGTCAGAAACGAAAGCTTATTCATTCCCTACGTTTTGCTACAAATTAAGAATCTCAAGACTACTAGTTTCTTATAGTTCTCATGTAGATCGTCAAAACTCTGCATAGACTTGTTGAAATGATGTATTTTCGATGTCTAAATAATGCCCGTCTCAGTATAAGTCCACATTTGTCTTTGTATGTGCTAATACCTTACTAGCCTTTAAAAgcttttgaatatttaaaaaaaaaaaaaaattaactgaTTTGGTTGTtcgcaatgttttaaataccggtattttagtCGTACCGGTCGGGTATCCGgtaccggtattaccggtataccggccggtacgtacCGACacggtaatttaatttttatatttttatttttataaaaatcttacaaatcttgttacaatttaatgaaaatattcaaaatacaagtacaatccactaaaaaataataacaaataggtatttcataacaaaatataagttttaaagtttacaaataacaaaacacaacatctatctataactcttataaaacaatagttaaccaagcattttaaagtcctcttgcaatctaaaactaatttgaaaaattgccacataagattttatcttatgtgtcaactccatatttttctttaaataaactatatatttagaaaacaaatgaacgtatatatgttaaaataaataaatatatatattgtaagaatctaagatcttctcattagataaaatgatatcttctctttagtttaaaaaatcacgtctatacctaatgatatttcattatcttttttattcaacatttatatgaggtttctttcgtttttttatgttgattatatgaaagtttgctcaggccattggttagttggaactctcatcgcattaatcattagtggcaatatttaaagtttataagcttttttatcaccactaaattatattcatcttatatgagttaagaactttgtataatatcataactttctgaaagagttatgttaactctttcgttcatatcactatggaaattatgtacaatttttggtttaattcttttatctttttttgaattttatgataatggttaatataatctcttttttcttttgttttttaacaatacaatttttcattgtgatgatgagaaaaatattatgatggtaaacgaagagttagttcaaaacaagtgtatataacaattagtttaatgattggataatgaatacattattgctaatttaattaagtgaaactaaatagattgttcgtccatatgttttttttacgatcattattaagcgtttcattaaatgtttttttaagcaagttttaactcaaatctcactttattgagcacctttttaaagcagccgcacattgtgcgggtaaaaaacttctagttaaaatataaaaatataattttaaaaaaaattcaaaaaaaaaaaatcaaaataccctggtaataccggaaaataccgaAAATACTGGCCGgcattgaatagtgaaaataccgaaCAAAATAGCGGGATAGTTGTATCGGGGTACCACCCAATATCCGATATTCCGGGTAATAATGACCGATACGTATCGGTATTTAAAACAATGGTTGttcgttaaataaaaaaatatattttttataaaaactctattaaaaagttagtatttacctttctttttttctttctttttcctatTTCCCACTAAAAAAAACCCTGAacaaaataaaccctaaaaattaaaaaccctaCAACCAAATCCAAACGATCTGGAAACTCACGAGATCATCGAAACAGAGTTCATTAATCAGAGGGGAAGAGATCAAAAGGTAATTAACCCAAATGATTAATACTCACATATGAGATGGAATCAAAAACCATTAGAGAAAGCAGGATTGATTTACAATTTGCTCTGTTTTTTTAATGCatttttatcatgttttttttatgaatgctgtataagttttgtattttttttatttgtgttttcagTATTAAAAATGGCTGATTTTCTAACTTCTACTCACCGAGCCAAGTGGATTTTCACCCCCCAAGAATTGGTAACACAAACCGTCTTTCGTATCGTTTCGTAATTGTAGACTGTACTCGATTGATTGCTGTAAAggaatttcgttttttttttaaaatataatttgtgGGAATTGTTTTGTGTAGAAAGAGAAACACAAGGCTGCTAATCATAGAGCAAAACAGATGCTTGAGAAGGTATTCGACAACTCTTACTTTATTGCATTTCGATAACGCCTTGTCTTTATTCgttgttttgtttattgtttcgaGATTATCTTCTATCAAGAATGCATTTGCTTGGTATTGTATGAAATGTAGAGTCCATGTGTAGGAAAACGTTAGTAACGCTGAGAAATCGTCATGAATTCTGATTCCAATGCGGAACCTTAAGTCTGTTCACCTGTATgtttttataattgtattttataaaaacccGATTCATGTAAAAAGCCaatgtaaaaattttataaaatgtagGAACCTTGCTGATTGGTTATTTTTGTGACAAGGTTTTGTTCTCACCAAAAGGAATTAATAAGTAACATCGGAAACAATAAATGTACACGTATGAAATAATGGTGATAGTAATGGATTACAGAAACTATGTAGAAATTGGCAAAACATTACAAGACTGTGTAAGAAGGGTCGAAAAATAGAATCATTTTTGGTATGACTTGAAATTTCAAATAAACTGTTGTTCTCTGACTGGTTATCTGATCTTTCCATAGTATGGAGCAACAAGGGTGGATGTAGATCTTGATGGTTCTTTGTCCTATCCCGAGCCTCAAAATGATGCAAAAGAAAATGGTATTTAATTTAAGCACAATAAGTTCACGCTGCTTGTgtaaacaaaatgttttatttagctGATTGCGCTTTACTTTGAGTTGTGATTAGCTGAGAAGCATTCTCGTTCAAAACCACTTAAGGTAGATGAAGAACAACTTTTGCGGGCATTTTATGAGTACAAAATTCAAGATGTGTGTGATGCCTTTAAATTCCCTCCAAAAATACAGgtatttatagttattttttcaaCATTTGTATATTTTCACTACTTGAATTAGTATTATGAAACATTTATCGTGGTTTGTAGGCAACAGCTCTCATATATTTCAAAAGGTTTTACCTGCAGTGGTCGGTGATGGAGCATCATCCGAAAGATATCATGTGAAGCTTTTAATTTTACCTAGTTTGCGATTCTTGTTTTctcttttataaaaacaaacttaTACCATAcccgtatatgtatataatataaacagGTTGACTTGCATATATACAGCATGTAAAGCCGAAGAAAACCATGTATCAGCTGAAGAGCTTGGTAAGGGAATTGATCAGGATCATCAAGTGATTCTCAATAATGAGATCGTTGTTCTTCAGGCAAGAAATGAGTCGCATGGCTGTTCCTTTTTCAGTTTACTTTTCTTGGATTTCTTGTTGTTTTAAACATAAATTTCACTTTCATTGCAGTCACTTGGATTTGATCTTATCGTCTATTCACCTTACCGCTCAATTGATGGTTTTATCAATGACATGGAGGTCGGTTGCTCATTTTGTTTCttgttcttttaatatataggGTACGTTGTAAGTATGTTATTATAAAAGAGAAAACAAGATTTGCTAATGTATGAATATGGTGTTGTCATACTAGGATTTTATTTATTCACACAACGGCCAACTTCAACATTTGAAGGTTCCAGCTACTTCTTTCTCCGGATTTTCTAACTATGATATGTTTTTGATTGATTATAATGTAAATATGTTCTGAATATATAATGGGTTTTACATTAGGTGTTGAGTGTATTGTTATATGTGTGTTTGCTATAGGATTTACACGAGACAGCAAAGATGGTAGCAGATACAACAATGCGTACAGAGGCACCTCTACTGTTTTCACCTGGCCAGGTATTTATAGTTAGCGAGGAATAAATGGGTCTtcgttgaaagaaaaaatagtGAATAAATTTAATGAATAACGTCGgatattgtattttatttttttttctgaataTGTTGTGGATATTATCATATAAGAGTGTGTAGATATTATGAACACGAGATTTAACACAACATACGATGATAAAAGTTTATACTCCTTTCTACTATTGCTCATTTTTGGTGATATGATGCAGCTGGCATTGGCTGCTTTGCGTAGAGCAAACGCAGAGCATCAAGTGGTTGACTTTGAAAGGTTAGTTTGTCTCCatattcatttatataattCTAGATTGTGTTAATATTAATTGCTACTATTTTCATTTCTAATAAGTGTTTTTTTATGCAGATATATGAATAACATTCTTTCCCGTCAGCATCCAACGAGACCTGCTCATGAGCTCACTCTTCATCTGAATGCTATTGACCAGCTGGTAAGTATAGATGCCCGGGTCTATGTCACATGAGGATTATCCAAGCTCTATATTAAACATGCTAATGTTGATCAATGTAAAAAGATTTCAATTTGAGGCAGTAATTCTTATCAACTACAAGGGCTAGTTTGAGCCATTTATGTATGAATGGCATTCAGTTTCTAGACCTATTTGTAATTCAAACATTCAGATTGGATTATTATGAGAGTTATGTTTGCGATATCATTATTAAGacgtaaattattaaaaacaattttaagcAGTGGACAAAAGAGTTTTCGTTGGTCAACCCTACCCTATACGACCTGGAACATTTAAACCCGCAAGTTGCTTAATTTCGCTCAACCACAACCTGTTTCGGCCTGTTATCCAACCTACTTGGCTTGACTGCCCATATATCTCTCTCAATTAAATGTATTCAAAGAAGTTATATAAATCTGTTTCCTGCAAGCTTACTTCGACTTCTTAATGATTGATTCTACAGGTAGATAAACTTTCGACTCCAACTGCTGCAGAGATGAAACATATTGACCGAAAGCTCAAATATTGCCGGGATCCGGGTTCACATGACAAGTACTATCTTATTCTTTCTCCCTTATTTTTACATTAGATACTTGCTTTCAAAATGGAAACTTATGAGTGACTTATAGGTGTGTTTGACCACTGCCATTTATCTAATTACTTTCTAATTGTGTATCCAAATCAGGAGTAAGAAGCGAAAGCATAGATCAAAAGACTAATACCTCCAACATGGTTATTACCTGGACtgatttcaaaattttgggTGCAGAGAATGGTTATCGATTTACTTTACAGTATATTTTTGTAAGTTAACTATGtttgaaaacaaaattcaaACATTTGCATACACGAGAAGGAAGACTTGTAATGTATCGGATATTGACTtctgtaattttttttgtttgcagAAGTATGTGGCTACCTTCATTTAAAAAGTGACAAGTGAGAGAGTTAATTGTCTCGCTCCAACTTgtaaaaatattcatataattaGAATATTTCCCCAAGTTTCATTAGGAATTAGTGTCTTTTTTAACCTGTTGTGTTATTACTGATGTGATTAATAGAGAAACGCTAGGTATATAAACATGTAGAATCTTTTTGGTAGCAAGGTGCCAAGGTCTATGATGTGTTGATGCCTTCTCTCCAACTCAGATTGAAAGAGAGTATAAAAGTTGTTTTTGGTGTCTGAACCATCTGACTTGTTTCTTTGGATGAAAATTGTAATTTTGGTGCTTGAGAATAGCTTGTTAGTCGTTGATCTGCCTATGGATTTTTTGCAATCACATTGGCCAATTTTGTTTCTCCAACAATTATATCGTGCATTTCCTATATATAACTGGTTTATTctttttagagtaaattacatttttcgacCCTGAAAATGTCATTTTTTGCAAATATTATgctaaagtgaaaaaaaatacaCGAATCATACCTAaggttgtcaattttttttaatttgtactCCGCAACCAAACGCCGTTTATTTAGACCGTTAAATGAGTGGCAAATTTGTTATGTCACCATGTTCTCCTTCTAAAAcacattttcttcttcttattttacttttttattctaacacaataaaacaaaaagaaaagcaaaacatcaacatcatttcatataacaagaGTTACATTTTGTTGTCATATATATTGGCCCAAAACATGccctaaaaaaagaaaaatgtgtaTAAGGACAGAATGTTAAAGACTTTGCTCGAGTTTATTACCAAACtatgataattttaaaaagtatttaccaAATAGGTgtaattgtaaaaataattaccaTACAAGTGTTCTATGAGtaaaaaataattaccaaaTAGGAGTTTATATGTTTCATTGTTCTCAGATCATGAGTTTCcatattttttcaatattttttcaTGTATAAGCACTTATCTATAATAAAGATGATaccacatatataaaaattccATAATTTCATTCAAATTACTAACATAAAGTTATCATCACTAAGGAATACCATGTGTGTAAACATGAACAAAAATCAAGTAAATAGAACatttacaaaaaattaaaatagatgaAACATGTTACTAAGATCAAGCACATGACATC
Coding sequences within:
- the LOC122593264 gene encoding cyclin-H1-1, giving the protein MADFLTSTHRAKWIFTPQELKEKHKAANHRAKQMLEKYGATRVDVDLDGSLSYPEPQNDAKENAEKHSRSKPLKVDEEQLLRAFYEYKIQDVCDAFKFPPKIQATALIYFKRFYLQWSVMEHHPKDIMLTCIYTACKAEENHVSAEELGKGIDQDHQVILNNEIVVLQSLGFDLIVYSPYRSIDGFINDMEDFIYSHNGQLQHLKDLHETAKMVADTTMRTEAPLLFSPGQLALAALRRANAEHQVVDFERYMNNILSRQHPTRPAHELTLHLNAIDQLVDKLSTPTAAEMKHIDRKLKYCRDPGSHDKSKKRKHRSKD